In Euphorbia lathyris chromosome 10, ddEupLath1.1, whole genome shotgun sequence, the DNA window TGATTTTTCAATAACTGAAAGAAAcagaattaaaatattaaatgagaTCCAAATTATTACGAATGAAAAGGCAAGTTTGGACAGAATCATATCATAGCTATAAGAGCATAGAGACGAAAACAGAACCTGAATTGCTTCGCGAGGGTATAAACAAATGCAATGCATTAGCAGCTCGAATCCAACATGTAGACTGGTGGTAAAACAATGAATCCAGCAAGAGACTGGCATAACTTTGTTCCTTCATAATCTTCTCACCATTTCCATTcccatttttcttttctcattAATACATTACCTTAAACTTTCATTTGAATGCATAAAAGGCAAGACTAGAAATTggccaaatatatatatatatatatagaaaatgcCAACTGATAACCCCAGCAAAAACTAATTTGGTTAGCATGTTTGTTAGTAACTTAGTATACAATTTAATTACATAAATTTATTCTTTTTTGTTTCTTCCAaaagtttgtttgtttgttataaaatacatattacCAGTTCTATACATCAATTTCAATTGTGTTTATCGTTTCGTTCATCATGCATCGAAATATTAAATACACCAAAGGTAAAATACAACAGAGACATTTTATCTATTTATATACAAAGACGTTAATTATAAGTCCTAAACAATAGAACCAATAAAATGAGTTGAGTAAGCAATTAAAACATTATTCAAAAGGGAAGGATCTTTTTGAAGATAATACAGAGTACATTCACATGTTAGTCAAAATGAAATCTTGGTGAAGACCAAGATGTGCAAGAATAAAATGTAGAGCACAAAAGCCGGCCTCAGTAGCAGTAGCATAAGCCTCTTCTGGTGTTCTATTAACAAATTAGTTAGCCTCATCCTAACATATCCTCCCCAAACAATACTATTTTACTCGCTCTCGACTTCATCTTCGTCCTTGCTTGATAAATACCTACATTAGATAAaaagaaatacatatatatcaaatactAATATACGAAAATAATAGAAGGATGAAAAAGAATATTAAATCTTCTTACTGAAGTGATGGACAATTTCTTTTATCATGAGCTTGACCAACTTGACCGCACGCATTGCACTTTCtagcttttatattttttttgctttcATCATTGCCTTTTCTTTTCCTCCTTTCAGCCTTTTTCCACACCCTTTTGCTCGCACTTTATCTGGCTCATTATAAACATGTTCAAGGCGATTCAAATCGCTTTCACTTGTATCAAGACTGCATAAAGagatatttttttcttcaaaatttGTCACTCAATCAATTTTCTCACGAATTTCTTGAAGCCcaacttttaaaatattttttgcttCTTCACATATGAAGGCTTTATCAATCAAATCTACGCAACCTTTCACTACTTGGCCCCGTTTCAAGATAAATTCTTTGTCATCATTTATAATCAAACCGCCATTATCAAACACGACCCCTGCTTTTGCTTCCTTAGTCCATCTTTTTTGGATGTATTGGTCTGGTAACTTGACGAAATCTTGATATTTAACTAAATAACTCAAGATATGCCTACATGGGATGccaaatctctctaattttctgcaACTACAAGAAGCGAAATTAAGTTCCTTGTTATATAAAACTTTGCGTCCTTTACTGTCTACTCCATTATTTTGTTTAACCGTAAACATCTGTTGATTCTCAGTTTCACTAATAAGCTCAATCTTGTACTTCAAACAAACCCACATTTCATCCTCAAATATGTGATAgatttcatttgtataaatcTGAACCAAATGATCCAAAAAGTCATGATTCATTTTCAGCTTAGGCGTCTCATTCATATCTTTGAAATCTGCAACCAATTCCCCATGGCGTTGCTTAAGGAGTCCCCTACCAAACCTCACCATAAAATCAAACAAAGAGTTACTTTTTTTGATATATTTCTTGAAAAATGCGTGGTTGGTCTCTGCCAGTTGGCTACTAGACATGTTCGCTGAGAAAACATGATTAACATATGCTGGAATCCACTTGGACCGAATTTTATAGATATTTACCAACCAGTCATTATTGTTTAATCCATCTTCCGCGACAAGTTCTGTCCACTTCAGGTCAAACTCTTCAGGACTCTCTGAATTCCATATGCAATCATGAAACTTTCCCTCATGTGTTGCATATTGTTTTGCACCAACTTTTTCTGAAAATTTTGACATAATATGCCAAATACCTGTGAATAATGCAACAGGAAAACAATACAAACTTAGTTCAGCAATGTAATAGGTATTATAGTACTATATATG includes these proteins:
- the LOC136209224 gene encoding protein FAR-RED IMPAIRED RESPONSE 1-like; this translates as MSKFSEKVGAKQYATHEGKFHDCIWNSESPEEFDLKWTELVAEDGLNNNDWLVNIYKIRSKWIPAYVNHVFSANMSSSQLAETNHAFFKKYIKKSNSLFDFMVRFGRGLLKQRHGELVADFKDMNETPKLKMNHDFLDHLVQIYTNEIYHIFEDEMWVCLKYKIELISETENQQMFTVKQNNGVDSKGRKVLYNKELNFASCSCRKLERFGIPCRHILSYLVKYQDFVKLPDQYIQKRWTKEAKAGVVFDNGGLIINDDKEFILKRGQVVKGCVDLIDKAFICEEAKNILKVGLQEIREKID